Proteins encoded together in one Massilia forsythiae window:
- a CDS encoding voltage-gated chloride channel family protein: MKPDHTPEQVELLHYMAKWLLLSVIAAALAGSASAFFLFALERVTQIRVASPQIIWLLPLAGFAVGWIYHRLGKDVEAGNNLIIDEIHDPKKTIPLRMAPLVLGGTVLSHLFGASVGREGTAVQMGATLADQIAHMLRLDRDTRRVLVMAGMSAGFSSVFGTPVAGAIFGLEVLAIGRMRYDAILPCIVAAIVADRVGLWWGIHHTHYVLGAVPAVGTTGLVAVVVAGIAFGMAGMLFATLTHTLSDTAKRHVPYGPARPLLGGAIVALAVWLSGTQRYIGLGIPVIVQAFQQPLGFEDSIGKLAFTVVSLGSGFKGGEVTPLFYIGATLGNALAPLLHLPFPLLAALGFVAVFAGAANVPLASTVMAIELFGGEIAPYAALACVVSYLFSGHTGIYRAQRIGRAKHRRALPEDLRLSELHAYRARERARPAAQRPEQ, encoded by the coding sequence ATGAAACCTGATCACACACCCGAACAAGTCGAGCTTTTGCATTACATGGCGAAGTGGCTGCTGCTTTCCGTCATCGCGGCCGCACTCGCCGGCTCCGCGTCCGCATTCTTCCTGTTTGCACTCGAGCGCGTCACCCAAATCCGTGTCGCGTCACCGCAGATCATCTGGCTGCTCCCCCTGGCCGGGTTCGCCGTGGGGTGGATCTATCATCGCCTCGGAAAGGATGTCGAGGCCGGCAACAACCTGATCATCGACGAGATCCACGACCCGAAGAAAACGATCCCGCTGCGGATGGCGCCGCTGGTCCTTGGCGGTACCGTGCTGTCGCACCTGTTCGGCGCATCGGTAGGTCGCGAAGGCACGGCGGTGCAGATGGGCGCCACGCTGGCCGACCAAATCGCCCACATGTTGCGTCTGGACCGCGATACACGCCGGGTACTCGTCATGGCCGGCATGAGCGCCGGCTTCTCATCCGTGTTCGGCACGCCCGTGGCGGGCGCGATCTTCGGCCTGGAAGTACTGGCGATCGGCCGCATGCGCTACGACGCGATCCTGCCCTGCATCGTCGCCGCCATCGTCGCCGACCGCGTGGGACTATGGTGGGGTATCCACCACACACATTATGTGCTCGGCGCGGTACCGGCTGTCGGTACGACCGGCCTGGTTGCGGTCGTCGTCGCCGGCATCGCGTTCGGCATGGCAGGCATGCTCTTCGCGACGCTGACGCACACGTTGAGCGACACGGCCAAGCGCCATGTGCCGTACGGTCCGGCACGCCCCCTGCTGGGCGGCGCAATCGTCGCCCTGGCGGTCTGGCTGAGCGGGACACAGCGCTATATCGGTCTCGGCATTCCGGTCATCGTCCAGGCGTTCCAGCAGCCGCTGGGATTCGAAGACTCGATCGGCAAACTGGCGTTTACCGTCGTCTCACTCGGCAGTGGCTTCAAAGGCGGCGAAGTGACGCCGCTGTTCTATATCGGCGCCACGCTCGGCAACGCCCTGGCGCCGTTGCTGCACCTGCCTTTCCCGCTACTGGCCGCGCTCGGCTTCGTCGCCGTGTTCGCCGGCGCCGCCAACGTGCCGCTGGCGTCTACCGTCATGGCCATCGAACTGTTCGGCGGCGAGATCGCGCCGTACGCAGCGCTCGCCTGCGTCGTCAGCTACCTGTTCTCGGGGCACACCGGCATCTACCGCGCCCAGCGCATCGGCCGGGCCAAGCACCGGCGCGCGCTTCCCGAGGACCTGCGTCTGTCCGAACTCCATGCCTACCGTGCGCGCGAACGCGCGAGGCCGGCAGCGCAGCGTCCTGAACAGTGA
- a CDS encoding histidine phosphatase family protein has product MTRLVTRIVVVRHGHVDGIDPPRFRGCAEFPLSELGRRQAEALGRRVARGWQPDAIYTSNLSRCIDTGTAIERATGAPASVLAELADIDYGQWQGLTHDRVESLWPGPARMWFSKPDMALIPGGETLAQVLVRVMSVLHFVLLKHAGQTVVLVGHDSVNRVLLLHCLGLSLSHYWQLRQTPCCVNECTFEDDSFVIQRINETGHLIGV; this is encoded by the coding sequence ATGACGCGCCTGGTTACACGCATCGTCGTCGTTCGTCATGGCCACGTCGATGGCATCGATCCGCCGCGATTTCGTGGATGCGCCGAATTCCCGCTCTCCGAACTCGGACGGCGCCAAGCGGAGGCGCTGGGACGGCGCGTGGCGCGTGGCTGGCAGCCGGATGCCATTTACACCAGCAATTTATCCCGTTGCATCGATACGGGCACGGCGATCGAGCGCGCAACCGGCGCGCCTGCAAGCGTTCTCGCCGAGCTCGCCGACATCGACTACGGCCAGTGGCAAGGTTTGACGCACGATCGTGTCGAGTCCTTGTGGCCCGGGCCGGCACGGATGTGGTTTTCGAAACCCGACATGGCCTTGATACCCGGCGGCGAGACGCTCGCACAGGTGTTGGTACGCGTCATGAGTGTCCTCCATTTCGTGCTTTTGAAACACGCCGGCCAGACCGTCGTCCTGGTCGGGCACGACAGCGTCAACCGTGTGCTGTTGTTGCATTGCCTTGGGCTTTCTCTCAGTCATTATTGGCAACTCCGGCAGACGCCTTGCTGCGTGAATGAATGCACGTTCGAGGACGATTCGTTCGTCATCCAACGCATTAACGAAACCGGTCACCTGATTGGCGTTTAA
- the eno gene encoding phosphopyruvate hydratase: protein MNPAIQDIHAREILDSRGNPTVEVDVRLVCGVVGRAAVPSGASTGIHEAVELRDAEPRRYDGKGVKNAVAHVNGEIATAVAGKDATDQKGIDALLIALDGTPNKSRMGANAVLGVSLAVARAAAAAAGLPLFSTLSASHAPRMPVPMFNILNGGVHANWQATDFQEFMIAPVGAPTFAEGVRYGAEIYHRLRTILKERGYNTAVGDEGGFAPILKRNAEAVELILEAIEKAGYRPGDDIVLALDPASSGFYEDGLYHLRSEGRKVDAAGLVDLYEGWIERYPIAVLEDGLAEDDWAGWRMMNKRLGKKVELVGDDLFVTNVKRIERGIQEDVANAVLIKPNQIGTLTETRAAVELAYRAGWGAMVSHRSGETVDSFIADMTVGFGTGHLKTGAPARGERVEKYNQLMRIEEAMGRDASYAGRDAFVRG from the coding sequence ATGAATCCTGCCATTCAAGACATCCATGCGCGCGAGATCCTCGACTCGCGCGGCAACCCGACGGTTGAAGTCGACGTGCGCCTGGTATGCGGCGTCGTCGGTCGCGCCGCCGTGCCTTCGGGCGCTTCGACCGGCATTCATGAAGCCGTCGAACTGCGTGACGCCGAGCCGCGCCGCTACGACGGAAAGGGCGTGAAGAATGCCGTCGCCCACGTCAATGGCGAGATCGCCACCGCCGTTGCCGGCAAGGACGCGACCGACCAGAAAGGCATCGATGCCCTTCTCATTGCGCTGGACGGTACGCCGAACAAAAGCAGGATGGGGGCGAACGCCGTTCTGGGCGTGAGTCTGGCTGTGGCGCGCGCTGCCGCCGCGGCGGCGGGCTTGCCCTTGTTCAGTACCCTGTCCGCGTCGCACGCTCCACGCATGCCGGTACCGATGTTCAACATCCTCAACGGCGGGGTACACGCCAATTGGCAAGCGACCGATTTTCAGGAATTCATGATCGCCCCCGTCGGCGCCCCCACGTTCGCCGAGGGCGTACGCTACGGCGCCGAGATCTACCATCGCCTGCGCACCATCCTCAAGGAGCGTGGTTACAACACGGCGGTCGGGGATGAGGGCGGCTTCGCGCCTATCCTTAAGCGCAACGCCGAGGCCGTCGAATTAATCCTCGAAGCGATCGAAAAGGCAGGCTATCGACCCGGTGACGACATCGTGCTGGCGCTCGATCCGGCGTCGTCCGGCTTTTACGAGGACGGCCTGTACCACCTTCGCAGCGAGGGCCGTAAGGTCGATGCGGCCGGGCTGGTCGACCTGTACGAGGGATGGATCGAACGCTATCCGATCGCCGTGCTGGAAGACGGATTGGCGGAGGACGACTGGGCCGGCTGGCGCATGATGAACAAACGGCTGGGCAAAAAGGTCGAACTGGTTGGCGACGATCTGTTCGTGACCAACGTCAAACGCATCGAACGCGGAATTCAGGAAGACGTCGCCAATGCCGTTTTGATCAAACCGAACCAGATCGGCACCCTCACCGAAACGCGCGCCGCAGTCGAACTGGCCTACCGTGCCGGTTGGGGCGCCATGGTCTCCCATCGCAGCGGCGAAACGGTCGACAGCTTCATTGCCGATATGACGGTCGGATTCGGTACAGGACACCTCAAGACCGGGGCACCTGCGCGCGGCGAGCGCGTGGAAAAATACAACCAGCTGATGCGCATCGAAGAAGCGATGGGTCGAGATGCCTCTTACGCCGGCCGCGATGCGTTCGTGCGCGGGTAG
- a CDS encoding 2,3-bisphosphoglycerate-dependent phosphoglycerate mutase → MHRLILIRHGESAYNADNRFTGWTDVDLTPLGMAQARAVGATLRAAGVAIDVAFTSMLKRTIRSQWIICEAMDRMWLPIVPDPRLNERHYGALTGLNKATAEREYGAAQVAAWRRSFAVAPPPMALQDARAYADDPRNRGARAGEIVLSESLEDVVRRVRPFWEELAAPALRERRGVVIQAHGNTIRALIKHLEGMSDDDIATLDVPNATPVVYEFDADMHVRRRYDMPAVSDEGRHSLF, encoded by the coding sequence ATGCACCGACTGATTTTGATCCGCCACGGCGAGTCCGCCTATAACGCCGATAACCGCTTCACGGGGTGGACCGATGTCGACCTCACGCCGCTCGGCATGGCGCAGGCGCGGGCGGTGGGCGCGACGCTGCGCGCGGCGGGCGTGGCGATCGACGTCGCGTTCACATCGATGCTCAAGCGCACCATCCGCTCGCAATGGATCATCTGCGAAGCAATGGACCGCATGTGGCTGCCGATTGTGCCGGACCCGCGCTTGAACGAACGCCATTACGGTGCCCTGACGGGGCTGAACAAGGCGACGGCCGAACGGGAATACGGCGCGGCGCAGGTCGCCGCCTGGCGCCGCTCGTTTGCCGTGGCGCCTCCGCCGATGGCGCTGCAAGATGCGCGCGCGTATGCGGATGATCCGCGTAACCGCGGTGCCCGGGCAGGCGAGATCGTGCTGAGCGAAAGTCTGGAAGATGTGGTTCGGCGCGTGCGGCCGTTTTGGGAAGAGCTGGCGGCGCCGGCGCTGCGCGAGCGACGGGGCGTCGTCATCCAGGCGCACGGCAACACCATCCGCGCGCTGATCAAGCATCTGGAAGGAATGAGCGACGACGACATCGCCACGCTCGACGTGCCGAACGCCACGCCGGTCGTCTACGAGTTCGACGCGGATATGCACGTGCGCCGTCGGTACGACATGCCGGCCGTGAGCGACGAAGGCCGGCACTCGCTGTTCTGA